One Yoonia sp. BS5-3 genomic window carries:
- a CDS encoding DUF1153 domain-containing protein, with protein MYLRKVEGPRSVTLADGSIMTRADLPSEKTRRWVASRKAAVVRAVGAGLIQRKEALERYGLSDEEFKEWENAVTKFGEAALKATSLQRYRQP; from the coding sequence ATGTATCTACGTAAGGTTGAAGGGCCGCGGTCTGTCACACTGGCTGACGGTTCAATTATGACACGGGCTGATTTGCCCAGTGAAAAGACGCGCCGCTGGGTGGCTTCACGCAAGGCAGCCGTTGTACGGGCAGTTGGTGCAGGGCTCATTCAGCGCAAAGAAGCGTTGGAACGCTATGGCTTATCGGATGAAGAGTTTAAGGAATGGGAAAACGCCGTGACCAAGTTCGGTGAAGCTGCCTTAAAGGCAACCAGTTTACAACGCTATCGACAACCGTAA
- the ctrA gene encoding response regulator transcription factor CtrA, with product MRVLLVEDDPTTSKSIELMLTHANLNVYATDLGEEGIDLAKLYDYDLILLDLNLPDMNGHEVLRQLRLSRIDTPILILSGDDGTESKLKGFGFGADDYLTKPFHREELVARIHAIIRRSKGHAQSIIKTGQISVNLDAKTVDVGGSTVHLTGKEYQMLELLSLRKGTTLTKEMFLNHLYGGMDEPELKIIDVFICKLRKKLSEATSGDNYIETVWGRGYVLRDPEPVAEEEKLAVSA from the coding sequence ATGCGTGTCTTGCTGGTTGAAGATGACCCAACAACGTCGAAAAGCATTGAATTAATGCTGACCCATGCAAACCTGAACGTCTATGCGACGGATTTGGGGGAGGAGGGGATCGATCTTGCGAAATTGTACGACTACGATCTGATCCTATTGGACTTGAATCTGCCGGATATGAATGGCCATGAGGTACTGCGTCAGCTGCGCCTTAGCCGTATCGATACGCCTATATTGATCCTCTCAGGGGATGATGGGACCGAAAGTAAGCTAAAAGGCTTTGGTTTTGGGGCGGATGATTATCTGACCAAACCCTTCCACCGCGAAGAACTCGTGGCGCGTATTCATGCGATTATCCGGCGCTCAAAAGGGCACGCTCAGTCGATTATCAAAACCGGCCAAATCTCTGTTAATCTTGACGCGAAAACGGTCGATGTTGGTGGCAGCACCGTACATCTGACCGGCAAGGAATATCAAATGCTTGAGCTGTTGAGCCTGCGAAAGGGCACAACACTGACCAAGGAAATGTTCCTGAACCATCTTTACGGCGGTATGGATGAACCTGAGCTGAAGATCATTGACGTGTTCATTTGCAAATTACGCAAAAAGCTGAGCGAAGCCACTTCGGGCGATAATTACATCGAAACGGTTTGGGGACGTGGCTACGTGCTGCGCGATCCCGAGCCTGTTGCCGAGGAAGAAAAACTGGCTGTCAGCGCCTAG
- the ligA gene encoding NAD-dependent DNA ligase LigA, which produces MTETARALEEEAPVFDRALADIPVDALTEDQASAELARLADMILRANTAYHRDDAPEIADADYDALKSRNLAIEAAFPDLKRSDSPSEQVGGAIAEGFGKVTHAVRMLSLGNAFADDDVTEFDDRVRRYLGLDAKAPLAYTAEPKIDGLSLSLRYENGHLVQAATRGDGSVGENVTANARTITDIPQYIPDAPNVLEIRGEVYMSHADFAALNERQAANGGKKFANPRNAAAGSLRQLDASITQSRPLKFFAYAWGALSAPLADRQSRAIERMASFGFSTNPLTATCEGPNALITHYRKIEAKRATLGYDIDGVVYKVDDLEMQRRLGFRSTTPRWAIAHKFPAELAWTTLEAIDIQVGRTGALSPVARLAPVTVGGVVVSNATLHNEDYIAGYGGDGQPIREGRDIRVGDWVQIYRAGDVIPKIKDVDLARRPADAMAFVFPTQCPECQSDAIREDGDAVRRCTGGMICPAQAVEKLKHFVSRAAFDIEGLGAKQVEQFYNDGWIATPADIFTLRARFGEGMQQLKNREGWGEKSASNLFDAIDEKRTIALNRLIYSLGIRHVGDSSATLLANHYGSWAAFEEAMTSAEIGSGPAWDALIGIDGVGAVMAASVITTLQQEAERASIDRLVAHLQIEDAVAASTDSPVAGKTVVFTGSLERMTRAEAKARAESLGAKVSGSVSAKTDILVAGPGAGSKATKAAELGVATMDEDAWLALIGDA; this is translated from the coding sequence ATGACAGAAACGGCGCGTGCACTGGAAGAAGAAGCGCCGGTTTTTGACCGGGCTTTGGCCGACATTCCTGTTGATGCGTTGACCGAAGATCAGGCCAGCGCAGAGCTTGCACGCCTGGCCGACATGATCTTGCGCGCGAACACGGCTTATCACCGCGACGATGCCCCTGAGATTGCAGATGCTGACTACGATGCGCTGAAGTCTCGGAACCTAGCGATTGAGGCCGCTTTTCCTGATCTCAAGAGGTCTGATAGCCCCTCAGAGCAAGTTGGCGGCGCAATTGCCGAAGGTTTTGGCAAGGTGACACATGCGGTCCGGATGCTGTCGCTTGGCAATGCGTTCGCAGATGACGACGTTACGGAGTTTGATGACCGAGTTCGCAGATATCTGGGATTGGATGCCAAGGCCCCGCTTGCCTACACGGCAGAGCCGAAGATCGATGGTCTGTCTTTGTCATTGCGATACGAAAACGGCCACCTTGTGCAAGCGGCCACGCGGGGCGATGGCAGTGTCGGGGAAAATGTTACGGCGAACGCCCGCACAATCACCGATATTCCGCAATATATTCCAGATGCGCCAAACGTTTTAGAGATACGCGGCGAGGTATACATGAGCCACGCCGACTTTGCGGCGCTGAATGAACGGCAAGCGGCAAATGGCGGCAAGAAATTTGCCAATCCGCGCAACGCCGCTGCCGGATCATTACGACAACTTGACGCATCGATTACGCAATCGCGGCCGTTAAAATTTTTCGCCTATGCTTGGGGCGCATTATCGGCACCCTTGGCCGATAGGCAATCGCGCGCCATCGAACGGATGGCCAGCTTTGGATTTTCGACAAACCCACTGACGGCGACTTGCGAAGGGCCTAATGCGTTGATCACCCATTACCGCAAGATCGAAGCAAAGCGCGCCACTTTGGGCTACGATATTGATGGGGTGGTCTATAAGGTCGACGATCTTGAAATGCAGCGGCGTCTGGGTTTCCGTTCAACGACGCCGCGTTGGGCGATTGCGCATAAATTCCCCGCCGAACTGGCATGGACAACGCTGGAAGCCATTGACATTCAGGTGGGGCGGACGGGGGCTTTGTCGCCAGTGGCCCGATTGGCGCCCGTGACAGTGGGCGGCGTTGTGGTGTCGAACGCGACCTTACATAATGAGGACTATATCGCTGGATATGGCGGGGATGGGCAGCCCATTCGCGAGGGCCGTGATATTCGGGTTGGTGACTGGGTTCAGATTTACCGGGCGGGTGATGTCATCCCCAAGATCAAAGATGTTGACTTGGCCCGCCGACCCGCTGACGCAATGGCCTTTGTTTTTCCAACCCAATGCCCTGAATGCCAGTCCGATGCGATCCGCGAGGATGGCGATGCTGTCCGGCGTTGCACAGGCGGTATGATTTGCCCCGCGCAAGCGGTTGAAAAGCTAAAGCATTTCGTCTCGCGTGCAGCCTTTGATATCGAAGGCCTTGGCGCCAAACAGGTCGAACAGTTTTACAATGATGGCTGGATCGCGACCCCTGCAGATATCTTTACGCTGCGCGCCCGGTTCGGTGAAGGTATGCAGCAGCTGAAAAACCGCGAAGGCTGGGGTGAGAAAAGCGCAAGTAACCTTTTTGATGCGATTGATGAAAAGCGGACGATTGCGCTGAACCGGCTGATTTACTCGCTCGGGATCCGACATGTGGGCGACAGTTCGGCCACGTTATTGGCCAATCATTACGGCTCATGGGCGGCCTTTGAAGAGGCCATGACCAGCGCCGAAATCGGATCGGGGCCCGCATGGGACGCGTTGATTGGCATTGATGGGGTTGGCGCGGTGATGGCCGCCTCGGTCATCACGACGCTGCAACAAGAGGCTGAGCGTGCCTCGATCGATCGCTTGGTTGCGCATTTGCAGATCGAAGATGCGGTCGCGGCCAGCACCGACAGCCCTGTTGCGGGCAAAACCGTCGTGTTTACCGGCAGTTTAGAGCGGATGACGCGAGCCGAAGCAAAGGCGCGCGCCGAAAGCCTGGGCGCGAAAGTTTCAGGCTCGGTCAGCGCAAAGACAGATATTTTGGTGGCAGGGCCCGGTGCCGGATCAAAGGCGACAAAGGCGGCAGAACTGGGCGTTGCCACCATGGATGAAGATGCCTGGCTTGCTCTGATCGGCGACGCATGA
- the recG gene encoding ATP-dependent DNA helicase RecG: MTGRPEVLFPLFGALTKLDGIGPKTAQNLETMGIEKPRDLLMTLPSSGVDRTRKKSIRDIVAPAFITVEVTVGAHQPPRSRGRPYRVQVTDAQTTFQLVFFHARGDYLQKLLPTGQRRVVSGKVEIFDSIAQIVHPDHVLPVSEAADIPAFEPVYPLTAGISQKLMWKATRDALARIPDLPEWIDPALQKREGWPDWMAAMARVHGPASSDDLSPDQPARQRLAYDELMAHQLTLALARATARRAKGQASYGTGTLTSRILQALPYDPTAAQTRAIAEIGTDLASDLRMNRLLQGDVGAGKTLVALMALLHVVEAGGQGVMMAPTEILARQHLEGLRPLAESAGVVLDILTGRDKGAERAAKLAALAQGDIQILVGTHAVFQKDVVFADLRLAVIDEQHRFGVAQRMELGAKGAATDVLVMTATPIPRSLALAQYGDMDVSILDEKPPGRSPVQTALIAAGRMDEIVDRLRKAVAEGRQAYWVCPLVEESEVVEMTAAEERFKRLRAALGEDVVGLVHGQMPVAEKDAAMARFVAGQTKVLVATTVIEVGVNVPNASIMMIEQAESFGLAQLHQLRGRVGRGSAASTCLLIYQAPLSESGRRRLEILRETEDGFRISEEDLAMRGAGDVIGTAQSGVPRFRIADLERQTALMALAQSDARKLLADDPSLESARGQAARVLLWLMEQDKAIRLISVG, encoded by the coding sequence ATGACCGGCCGCCCAGAGGTTCTGTTCCCACTTTTTGGCGCGCTGACCAAACTGGATGGGATCGGCCCCAAAACGGCACAAAATCTTGAAACGATGGGCATCGAAAAGCCCCGTGATCTGCTGATGACGTTGCCCTCATCCGGGGTCGATCGTACACGCAAGAAAAGCATCCGCGATATTGTGGCTCCGGCCTTTATCACGGTTGAGGTCACGGTGGGCGCCCATCAGCCGCCACGCAGCCGCGGCCGACCCTATCGGGTCCAGGTCACGGATGCACAAACGACCTTTCAATTGGTGTTTTTTCATGCGCGCGGGGATTATTTGCAAAAATTGCTGCCCACCGGCCAACGTCGCGTTGTTTCCGGCAAGGTCGAGATTTTTGATAGTATTGCCCAGATTGTGCACCCCGACCACGTTCTGCCCGTGTCCGAGGCTGCTGATATTCCCGCGTTTGAGCCGGTCTATCCGTTGACCGCCGGGATCAGTCAAAAATTAATGTGGAAAGCGACGCGGGATGCGCTGGCCCGCATACCTGATTTGCCCGAATGGATCGACCCTGCCTTGCAAAAACGCGAGGGCTGGCCTGATTGGATGGCGGCGATGGCGCGGGTGCATGGTCCGGCTTCTTCAGATGATTTATCGCCAGATCAACCGGCACGGCAAAGGCTGGCCTATGACGAACTGATGGCCCACCAATTGACCCTGGCGCTTGCCCGCGCGACGGCGCGACGGGCCAAGGGGCAGGCCTCATACGGGACGGGCACGCTGACATCGCGCATATTGCAGGCCTTGCCCTATGACCCGACCGCGGCGCAGACCCGCGCAATTGCCGAAATAGGGACAGATCTGGCGTCAGACCTGCGGATGAACCGCTTGTTGCAGGGGGATGTTGGGGCGGGCAAAACCTTGGTCGCGCTAATGGCATTGTTGCATGTGGTCGAGGCGGGCGGGCAGGGGGTCATGATGGCCCCAACTGAAATTTTAGCCCGGCAGCATCTAGAGGGGCTGCGCCCCCTGGCTGAAAGTGCAGGTGTGGTGCTTGATATCCTGACGGGCCGCGACAAAGGGGCAGAGCGTGCCGCCAAACTGGCCGCCTTGGCGCAGGGTGACATCCAGATTTTGGTGGGCACCCATGCTGTTTTCCAAAAAGATGTGGTTTTCGCCGATTTGCGTCTTGCGGTGATCGACGAACAGCACCGGTTTGGCGTCGCGCAGCGGATGGAGCTGGGCGCGAAAGGTGCCGCGACCGATGTGCTGGTGATGACGGCAACGCCGATCCCGCGTTCGCTGGCACTTGCGCAATATGGCGATATGGATGTTTCCATCCTGGATGAAAAACCGCCAGGGCGCTCGCCCGTGCAAACCGCACTTATCGCAGCTGGCCGTATGGATGAAATCGTTGATCGGCTGCGCAAAGCCGTTGCGGAGGGGCGGCAGGCCTATTGGGTTTGTCCTCTGGTAGAAGAAAGCGAAGTGGTCGAAATGACCGCTGCGGAAGAGCGGTTCAAACGGCTGCGGGCGGCCTTGGGCGAGGATGTGGTCGGGCTGGTACATGGGCAGATGCCGGTTGCGGAAAAGGACGCGGCCATGGCCCGGTTTGTGGCCGGGCAGACCAAGGTTCTGGTGGCCACCACAGTGATTGAGGTCGGGGTGAATGTGCCAAATGCCTCGATCATGATGATTGAACAGGCTGAAAGCTTTGGGCTGGCGCAGTTGCACCAGCTGCGCGGCAGGGTAGGGCGCGGATCGGCCGCATCAACCTGCCTTTTGATTTATCAAGCCCCGCTGAGCGAAAGCGGCCGTCGGCGCTTGGAAATCCTGCGCGAAACCGAAGACGGGTTTCGCATTTCAGAAGAGGACCTTGCCATGCGCGGAGCTGGGGATGTGATTGGAACAGCGCAATCTGGCGTGCCGCGTTTCCGGATTGCCGATTTAGAACGGCAAACAGCCCTGATGGCGCTGGCGCAATCGGATGCGCGCAAGCTGCTTGCCGATGATCCCAGCCTTGAAAGCGCGCGCGGGCAGGCGGCCCGGGTGCTTTTGTGGCTGATGGAGCAGGACAAAGCTATCCGTTTAATTTCAGTCGGTTAA
- a CDS encoding iron-sulfur cluster assembly scaffold protein encodes MSAENDMIKLYSGRILALAADMPRTARLYMPTATAKKRAPLCGSTVTVDLTLTDGVVTDYGQDVKACALGQAAAAVVGGAIVGQPIGVIEKGREELSNMLKHGGPVPSAPFEGLAVLEPAKDYKNRHASIMLAFDATLEAIQTYKASA; translated from the coding sequence ATGTCAGCCGAAAACGACATGATCAAACTTTATTCAGGGCGGATCCTTGCATTGGCTGCAGATATGCCGCGCACCGCCCGGCTGTATATGCCCACTGCCACGGCCAAAAAGCGCGCGCCGCTTTGCGGATCAACCGTGACAGTTGATCTGACCCTGACAGATGGGGTGGTGACCGATTACGGGCAGGATGTGAAAGCCTGTGCGCTGGGTCAGGCAGCGGCGGCGGTTGTGGGCGGAGCGATCGTGGGCCAACCGATCGGCGTGATTGAAAAAGGGCGGGAAGAGCTGTCTAATATGCTGAAACATGGTGGCCCTGTGCCATCGGCACCATTTGAAGGGCTCGCCGTTCTGGAGCCTGCCAAGGATTATAAGAACAGACATGCTTCAATCATGTTGGCCTTTGATGCCACGCTTGAGGCGATCCAAACATACAAAGCCAGCGCATAA
- the hisI gene encoding phosphoribosyl-AMP cyclohydrolase, translating to MTFDPASLTYNEAGLIPAIAQDTTSGEVLMMAWMNAESVARTLQTGQVTYWSRSRQEFWVKGATSGHTQTLVDFRIDCDRDCLLVEVEQVGAACHTGRRTCFYTAVQDGAEIEVVKLPEDPPSV from the coding sequence ATGACCTTCGATCCAGCGTCTCTGACTTATAATGAGGCCGGGCTGATCCCCGCTATCGCGCAAGACACCACATCAGGTGAGGTGTTGATGATGGCATGGATGAACGCCGAATCCGTCGCGCGCACATTGCAGACCGGGCAGGTGACCTATTGGTCCCGCTCGCGCCAGGAATTTTGGGTCAAAGGGGCAACCAGCGGCCATACCCAAACCCTTGTCGATTTCCGCATCGATTGTGACCGCGACTGTTTGTTGGTTGAGGTCGAACAGGTTGGTGCCGCCTGCCACACGGGCCGCCGCACCTGTTTTTATACGGCCGTGCAGGACGGGGCCGAAATTGAGGTCGTCAAACTGCCGGAAGACCCACCATCCGTCTGA
- the gluQRS gene encoding tRNA glutamyl-Q(34) synthetase GluQRS — protein MITRFAPSPTGPLHLGHAYSAILAHDMAKAAGGVFLLRIEDIDQSRARPEWEAQIYDDLHWLGLSWATPVMRQSERLPVYQTALHTLWDQGLLYPCNCTRRDIQQAAAAPQEGALQYGPDGVIYPGTCRDKPRPDVMGDMALRLDMRRAAATVAWTEDSTPDKKQVFGPEAFVQTIGDVVLARRNMGTSYHLSVVLDDAAQKISHVIRGADLADSTPIHVLLQKLLNLPTPIYHHHKLIRDDAGKRLAKRDDARAISKYRDEGATPNDIRRMVGLPAV, from the coding sequence TTGATCACCCGCTTTGCCCCCTCGCCCACGGGGCCTTTGCATTTGGGGCACGCCTATTCGGCGATACTTGCGCATGACATGGCAAAGGCGGCCGGCGGCGTTTTTCTGCTGCGGATCGAGGATATCGATCAAAGCCGCGCAAGGCCGGAATGGGAGGCGCAGATTTACGATGATCTGCATTGGTTGGGCCTATCCTGGGCCACCCCCGTCATGCGCCAATCAGAGCGGCTGCCAGTCTATCAAACCGCCTTGCATACACTTTGGGACCAAGGCCTGCTTTATCCGTGCAATTGCACAAGGCGCGATATTCAACAAGCAGCCGCCGCCCCGCAGGAAGGGGCGCTGCAATACGGGCCTGATGGGGTGATTTATCCGGGGACATGCCGCGACAAACCGCGACCAGATGTGATGGGCGATATGGCCCTACGGCTGGATATGCGGCGGGCAGCGGCCACCGTTGCTTGGACCGAAGATAGCACCCCGGACAAAAAACAGGTTTTCGGGCCAGAGGCCTTTGTTCAGACCATCGGCGATGTTGTCTTGGCGCGGCGCAATATGGGAACGTCGTACCATCTTTCAGTCGTGCTTGATGACGCGGCACAAAAGATCAGCCATGTGATCCGTGGGGCAGATCTGGCCGATAGCACGCCAATCCATGTGCTGCTGCAAAAGCTGCTGAACCTGCCAACCCCGATCTATCATCACCACAAGCTGATCCGCGATGACGCAGGCAAACGGCTGGCCAAACGCGACGATGCGCGCGCCATAAGCAAATATCGTGATGAGGGCGCAACCCCCAATGATATCAGACGGATGGTGGGTCTTCCGGCAGTTTGA
- the trmFO gene encoding methylenetetrahydrofolate--tRNA-(uracil(54)-C(5))-methyltransferase (FADH(2)-oxidizing) TrmFO, giving the protein MTQMLNIIGGGMAGSEAAWQAANAGLQVTIHEMRPKVETFAHRTGNLGEMVCSNSFRSDDHEQNAVGLLHWEMMQAGGLIMQTAHKHRLPAGGALAVDRDPFAQSVTKALQDHPNIRISYDEITTLPDDGHWIIATGPLTSGSLAEAIQAETGAEALAFFDAIAPIVYAESIDMGKAWMQSRYDKGETEAERTAYLNCPMTKAEYEAFIDALLAAEKTTFKEGETAGYFDGCLPIEVMAERGRETLRFGPMKPVGLTNAHDPDNKPYAVVQLRRDNALGTLFNIVGFQTKMKYGAQKSVFKMIPGLEAAEFARLGGIHRNTFINSPTLLDDQMRLRAKPHLRFAGQITGVEGYVESAAMGLLAGRLAVAELSGQTLPPVPGTTAMGALVTHITGGAEAKTFQPMNVNFGLFPPVDGIKGGRRNRKDRYKAYTDRAKADWQAWLGQTAQNAA; this is encoded by the coding sequence ATGACACAGATGCTTAATATTATCGGTGGCGGCATGGCCGGGTCAGAGGCCGCATGGCAGGCTGCAAATGCAGGCCTTCAGGTCACGATCCACGAGATGCGCCCAAAGGTCGAAACCTTCGCCCACCGCACGGGCAATCTGGGCGAGATGGTGTGTTCAAACTCATTTCGCTCTGACGATCATGAACAAAACGCAGTGGGCCTGTTGCATTGGGAAATGATGCAGGCCGGTGGGCTGATCATGCAAACCGCACATAAGCACCGCTTGCCTGCGGGCGGCGCGCTGGCCGTTGATCGTGATCCCTTTGCCCAAAGCGTCACCAAGGCATTGCAAGATCATCCCAATATCCGCATTTCCTATGATGAAATCACCACCCTGCCCGATGACGGACACTGGATCATTGCCACCGGGCCGCTGACCTCTGGCAGTTTGGCCGAGGCGATACAGGCTGAGACCGGCGCCGAGGCGCTAGCCTTTTTCGACGCGATCGCGCCCATTGTCTATGCCGAAAGCATCGACATGGGCAAAGCCTGGATGCAATCGCGCTACGACAAAGGCGAGACTGAGGCTGAACGGACAGCCTATTTGAACTGCCCTATGACCAAGGCGGAATACGAGGCCTTTATCGACGCGCTGCTCGCCGCCGAAAAAACGACGTTCAAGGAAGGCGAAACCGCTGGCTATTTTGATGGCTGTTTGCCGATTGAGGTGATGGCCGAACGTGGCCGCGAAACCCTGCGTTTTGGGCCAATGAAACCGGTTGGGCTGACCAATGCCCATGATCCGGACAACAAGCCCTATGCGGTGGTGCAGCTGCGCCGGGACAATGCGCTGGGGACATTGTTTAATATTGTCGGCTTCCAGACCAAGATGAAATACGGCGCGCAAAAGTCTGTTTTCAAAATGATTCCCGGGTTGGAGGCCGCTGAATTCGCCCGTCTTGGCGGCATTCATCGTAACACTTTCATCAATTCGCCAACACTACTGGATGATCAAATGCGGCTTCGCGCAAAACCGCATCTGCGCTTTGCTGGTCAGATCACAGGGGTCGAAGGCTATGTCGAAAGCGCGGCGATGGGTTTGCTTGCCGGGCGGCTCGCGGTGGCCGAGCTATCGGGGCAAACCTTGCCGCCCGTCCCTGGCACCACCGCAATGGGCGCGCTTGTGACCCATATCACCGGCGGCGCCGAGGCGAAGACATTCCAACCAATGAACGTCAACTTTGGGCTTTTCCCGCCTGTCGACGGGATCAAAGGTGGGCGGCGTAACCGCAAGGATCGGTACAAAGCCTATACAGACCGCGCCAAGGCCGACTGGCAGGCCTGGCTGGGTCAAACCGCCCAAAACGCCGCTTGA